A window of Syngnathus typhle isolate RoL2023-S1 ecotype Sweden linkage group LG9, RoL_Styp_1.0, whole genome shotgun sequence genomic DNA:
TTTGACAGTCAATTAATCTATTATAGACCTTGTTAAATTTGAAATTGTCCACATTCAATGAATTTCAGCCTCTCAACAGTAAATACTCTCAAATTTCTACAGTCATATAGCAGACTGGTTCTGTTTttcaaattaaatcatttgCCAATGTTTACTTTTAAGTTGGAGAACAATgatcaacatttttgtttttcagtttccCGCCAGCCAGAGATAATGAATAGCTCCATAAAGGACAGCAAGGGTTCACCAGAATGTAATTTGGGCGTCTTTTGGCCACAATAGTATTGTTGTGGAAAATTATTAAATTTACCAAATATTCACATAGGATTTGGCCTGTCGGCAGCAATAAACTAGGAAATAACTCATGAGCTTGGTCCTTGAGAATTAGAGCGTTATCACAGTGATCTGATGGGAAGAGTTccaacatgaaaataaaaaagaagagaaaatagACTCATATCCCAGGGCACAGGCTCCTAATTACTTCAACAAATCCCAAAAGAGACTCCATGACGAGATGTTCTGGCTCAAATCACTCATGCTCACTGCTGCCAATGCACATCGTCATTTTGTTCTCCGGATGGTTGTGCCAACATGACACACTTAGGGGAGAACAAAACCATGGACATTCTGCACACTACACGTATGATGTAATGATGACCTTGTGCAGAGGAATACAGATGaacaaaaaaattgcaaatcCTCCTCGTGAATCACTTTAATGTGAGACCGTCACATGGACCTAAAACTGCCAACCTATATTGCATTGCAAGTATTACTTCAACGTGTTCATTAATGTTGTAgtaaaaaaagcaaatatttgcCTCCCAACACTATGTTAGTAATCCTctctgcagacacacacacacatgctcacgtAACAACCATGTGGCGTGACGGTTTCTGGTGTCACTTAATCGCAACGTAAGTCGAGTGAGGCACCTGCCATGACCCCGAGTTTCCTCTTCTGATAGTCATGTGTCACACGGGATGCAATTAGAGGCCCACACCACTAGTGACGTGCCATAACGTATCATAGaggtttttcttcactttttaacaTTCATGCTTATCATACAAGTGTGAtaagttcaatcaatcaatcaatcaatcaatcaatgcaaAAGGGAGCATATATTTAAATTAAACAATAAAGGGCCTAAAATTGAGCCCTGGGGCACACCACATGTTAATTCATGGCTTTTGAGGAACATGCATTCAAACGTAACCCAAATGTTAACCTATGTCTATGTTGACGCTGGTGTCTTTCAAAAATGTTTCCACATAGTCCACAAAAGTGCATTGTGATTTTGAATTATGAGTCTCAAAGGCCAAAGAAATGCACCAATTTAAGCTCTCTTATGGATCTCCAGCCAAtgtataaatacataaatagctGCAGATATGTCTTCAATAAGCCGAATAGTTTGAAGCTGGGATGGTTTGAAGCTTTTGAGAAACATGTCTCCCAAAATGAGCTGGCAGCAGTTGGCCGTGTGTTAAATACGCAGCTGTCTACCAGTGGCTTGAGTTACACGAATGAAAGATGAAGCGCTCCATCAGGAGTGTAGAAAGACAATCTGCAAAGGAGAGCTAAATCGAAACACCGTTGCTCGGCTGAGTGGGCAGCAGCCATAATGGAAAGGAATGCCTGTCAAGGAATGCTCATGGAGCTGCTGTGCAATATTAACAGAGGCCCGACGTGCGTCATAGCACTCACAGATGACAgcccggtgtgtgtgtgtgtgtgtgtgtgtgtgagagagagagatctgCCATTACTGTGCTCCAGTAAGCTGATGTATGCAGTGTCCTAATTACAAGTCTGTGCATGCACTTCATCCCAAAGTGTAGGTTGACTACTTAGTGACAGATGGGAACGTTAAAAGCACCCAAAATGATTGATTTGTTGTTCTGAAGTGAGCACTGTGCTTGACAAAAGCCTGCCCTCTGAACTACAATGATTGTCCAAAAGGGAGAGTCAAGTCGAAAACGTTCtccatatttatattttataaaaataaaatgacataattAAGAAGACTAATGAATAAATTGTTAATAATCAACTTGATTAATGATATCACATATTGCTGGTGTCGGCCGGAATCCTCGTATCTGCGAAACCTCGAGACCTAAAAAATAGATCTTTAGTTTGACCATTAGCATTGCATCGTGAAAACGCCTGAATTACTATAACGCCACGGAAACATGCATGTACGCATCCAAAATAATCAGGCGAAGCTTCATCATACAACAAAACAATGACCTAAGACACACTGCCAACAAATGTCAAAGGTCTTGGAAGGGACAAGACAATCACCGCACCTAAACTCAATAGAGCATGCATTTTACTTCCTGAAGAGGATAAACTCTCAGAAACAAAGAAGGACTGAAAAAGGCAGCAGTAAATGTTTGATAAAGCATTTGAAATAAATGAAGCAAACAGTTTGGTGAAGTCAATGTTTTCCAGGCTCAATGCAGTTTTTCAAGTGGCTAAGTTCCAGTACTCACTAAAAAAAGTGGGTGGCTTCAAACAAAAGGTGCTCTGTCCTGAGTTATTCAACACAGTTGTACATCCCAAGAAAGAAAAGCTGGAATTCTGAACTTTTGTGCGATACTCATCTTTTGATCCAGTTGTCTCcagtattgaaaaaaaaaaaaaaaaccctgaaaaaaaagctgttccaatacttttggatgGGACTGTAAGTTAAGACACTATTGTATGAGTGTATTGGTGAGCCTTTTCGGTATTTCACAGACATCAAGGAGCTATTAAGAAAACAATGATGCAACATCAGCTGCAAATACAAACTCACACAATCAGAATTGTCGGGAAGTCGGCCATCGAGCTGTGTCAGATAAGTGCGCCGCTAATTGGGCCTACGTGAGGGGGGAAAGGAGACACATGCGTCACGCCGCATAATGGAGCTCTTTGACAGGAAGAGAATGAATGCGGTGCGCGGAGGGCCGTAGCAAAGTCAACAAACAAGCTCAGCGGGACTTTCTGTTCACACAGCTTGGGAAATAGTTTCCATTTAGGGGACATTTTCTagaaaagtgacattttaatTGCTCACGTCCTAATTCAAAAAAATCTAGGTAGTTTCCCTAACACTGGGTAGCTGTTGATTTGGAGCATAATTTTATCCAAGGTTGGGTTAATTAGTTTGACCCAGCAGGTTGAGATTGGAATGCTAAAGAGCTGAATAGGCTTGTCATTTCtgaaaatgaaatgtaatgTTCTTGATAACTAGCTAACTGATTTTTGGTAGCTTTAACTCATCAGTATAAGAAGTTATTATGACTTTAGATTTTAGACCCAAAGTTGGTTTGTGACATGCCTGCTCAAGCATCAAGTGTGAAATAACATAACTCgtgacttctttttttaaacactcggaaAATCAAAAAGGGAAGTGAGAAATTTCATTATGGTGTGGCGTTCTCTTACATTTGAACAGATAAACATCCCGAGACATAAGAAAAGCTGTAATTCTTTAGAATGCAACACGCTCATAATACATTCAGTGGATTGTGGATTTTTGACTTCACCAAGCGAACTGACATTGCATATCTATAAATGAAACAATTACTTGTCAAAATGACTTTCTACATATCGCATATTACAGTTACAATTTGAGATATAGATACGGATACAATTTTAGGTTGGATATTCTTCGTCATCAAGAACTAGATGTCACCTAAATGCACAGAAACTAATGGCTACACAGAGTCAACAgcaaataaacataaaaaaaaaccctgcaaaCTACAACTGCTTATAGATATCTTGAACTAaaactcctcaactcacttcaacgGAGTCCCTTGGCCCCGCGATGACACCTTCACTGGTTATGTGAATGACTCGTGACATTGCCCCTCATGACTTGTCGACATCCCCGCATCTTCATGCATTCCTAAAGATGTTATATGAATAGGCCAACAGATGAGATCACAGCGGGCAATGGCGGTGGGATGTGTTTGTCAACACGCGCTGTCCGAGTTTGAATTTGGGTTACCAGGCAGTTTTATAATTTCTcctaaatgaaaacaaagctgTGTGTATTCATGCTGGATGCATGGAgctgataaataaataaggtaACAAGGTAACAAGGCACAAGCTACACACATAATGAAAATTACAATACATACTAGTGTTACGTGTAAAGTTTCATTATTCTGGTACATACTCATGATGAGTTTTAATGCGGACACTTAATAGCGATATTGACaactctatttaaaaaaaaaaaaagaaaaaggggtaaAAATGGTTGGACAACCCCTGGCTGAATGAACCAGACTGCTAATGAAATACTCGCAATGATGAAATAAATTTCAACCACAGATCATTTAGGAAGTGAactttattcaaataaatagcACATAAATAAACAATCTTTCCTTATTCTCATACACACAAGCACAGACGGCCAGTCAAGTAACAaatcaggaaaacaaacaaacttgaaATACTTCTTATTATCCAAAAATGTTATCAAAAAGGGTCACGCTGCATCAAGTCGTAGTGTTTCAGTCGCTCGGGACCATTCTTTTTGCACAACAAATACAACTTGAAGCCATTTTAGCAATAGGAAATATGTGCAATCCCGTTTTTTTGCTTACATAACAAGGTCAAAGAGGAGCTCAAACATTGTACATTTGTTCAGATAAAAAGGCACACGTGTTAGTAGTGAGTGCAAAACAACCCGCAGCATCAACACTACAATGTTTTTCCAACAtggaagttgaaataaaaacatattcatGAAAAGTATGTcagttcttttcatttttttttttttttagattgattCACTTGCTTCTACACATTGTTGCTGGGTACAGTATATTGCTAGATTGTCAAAGTACCAGCCGAAGCTATTACGACAAGCAGCTTTAAGATTTGGTGGCCGCCCGAGCTTAACGTCACTTTGGTTGAGTAACATGCTACACGTGGACAACTCAGTAGTGTGTATCACTGATTCTAGTCGGCTCTttggtagcaaaaaaaaaaacttcgatATAGTCTAACATAAGACGTACCTATGCATTTGCCAACCGTCTCCCCATGGAATTATTGCACTGTTCCCGCAGTTTCGGGATGGACTGATATTTCCTTAAGATGGCAGAATTTCTTTCAGAATTCTCTACTTCCATATCAGTGGAAACATTGAGCAGAATAGTTGGTCTTCATTTTAGTATCGCTAACTTTTCCATCGTTGTAGCTGGAGTGTGTCCGAGGTTTGATGGGGTTCTTCCATCAATGGAGCTTGCTTCTGCAAATAACAGAAAGAGGCCTTCCCGAAAACTGCTGAGTTATTTGAGATTCAAAGGAGAACTAAAGGAGTATTCTTGTAGATGGATACTTTAGTGCACATGGTGTATTGCGGAGGCCGAGGGTCTGACTACTTCCTGGATGCTAGGTAGTTGTGCTTGTCTCGTGCCACAGTCttttgaggtaaaaaaaaaaaaaaaaggaaaaaaaaaagcagcatttgCACAGGTTAaacatcttgaagaaaaaaaaatcacagtttcATCCAACATATTAGCCGTTCTGTGTTAAGTGAAATGTGTCTCTGTAGAGAAAAAAAGGCGAACTAAGTGGGAGCGGATCATAAGGAAGTGAAATGTTTTGGCCCTCGCTCCAGTCATGTGTTGGACGGTGTCTTCCTGTTTTTGTACAGCATGGAAAAAGTCTGTTATTGCATTCGTGTAACCTTGTGCACAGTTTGGTTATTGCTCTTATAGCTTATATGATAGCAAAAGCTTAGCTTGCTTCATTGCGCTATTGTTTCTCTACTTGACCATCACGCAGTTGCTCAGTTGCGTCTGACCCGTCAGAACCAGGTCCTGCATGTCAGGTTCAGCTCCGGATGGCGGGGCCATGGCCCAGGCGGTGGGATATTGGACAGGGGCCGGCTGTTGCTGCAGGccagtgtggtggtggtggtggtggtggtggtgcgggCTGATGTGTAGACGGGCCTCCAGGAGGTAAGCAGCGGAGGCTACGGGAGACAAAGAGGTGGTCTCCAGGCCATGCTGCCAGAGGCCACGAGGCAGGCCCAGCGGCTGAGGAGGGGGCAGTGGCTTGCTCTGAAGGTGGGATGGCGCCTCGAATAAAGAAGATGAAGCAAATACTGAAGATGGCGGAGGTGAGGGTGACTGGTGCTGGGACAGAAACAGCAAAGGATTCTGGGTGGGTCCTGATGGAGTGTTCTGGACCTGAGCTTTGTGGGACTGGTGCTGGATTTGGAGCATCCTGTGAGAAATATAGTACAAGGGCAGTTTGAGTGTTTGACCTGATAACACTGTTTTGACCAATTACGGGAAGGTCTGGAAAAcgtaaaaagtatttttctatGTCTCACCGTTGTTGGTGCAGCACCTCCTCTAGCATGCTGCGGTGTTCAGATAGGGCGGGGCCCAGGGACCCTCGGCTGCCCCGGTTGGAGGACGGAGGTGACGCCACCGGCCTCGTCAGACCCTTGATCTTGTTCAATCCCAGGAGCCCTTTGGTGCGAGTGTTTTTCCTCAGCTGCTGCCGGAAAGCTTTGAGGCCTGCAGAGAGGCATGGGAATGTGTTACACAATACCGTCTTGTGATCCGACAAGGTTCAGGCACGAGAAAAATCAGGTTCGGTCAGGGGAAAGGGAAAGAAATGACCCCGTTTGAATGTTCTCTTATGGTACCTTGTGTCAGGGAGGTGTCAGAGGCCCTGCGACCCTCCTGGAAACTGGCTGCAGGAAGGCTGCCCTGGATTTGGGGCAGGAGGTGTGAGGAGAGGGCCAGGGGGGCGCCAGCAGGCAGGAGGCCTCCCTCTTTAGCACCGCAGGAAGGAGGTGTTGACACGTTGCCACCCATGGGAGCCTGCAGAGGCCCGGTAGGACTGGAGGACGACTTCAGGCAACTGTCAGAAGATGCACCGTCCGAGGGACTGACAACGATACCTGTTAGATAGACGGATAGAAAGAAATTAATATCAAAAGAGTAAACTCGTTCTGCATTTCAGCAACCTTGAGAGAATTGCTTACATGGAGGGTTGCACTGGTGAAAGCGTGCGGACACCTCGGCCAGAGTGTGCCGGCgtgaggtggtggtggggggcagCAGCGGACTAACGCTCTGcgccgcctcctcttcctccaggtCGCGGGGCCGCACCTCCTCGCTGATGCTAGTCTCCAGCAGGCTGTTAGGGGAAATGGAGCGGTTCCACAGCAGCCTGTTGAAGCTGGCCTCCACCGGGAAGACAATGCGCTGGAGAAGATAAGATCAGTTTAGATACACCTTTGGTGGTGAAAATGTTGATCACAATCCGTGTCCTCTTATTGTTGATATTTACCTGGAACAATCCACCTTGATCGCACTCCATCTCCGAGTAGATTGGAGGAATGGTTGGAATGGAGAATGCTGCTGTTCTCAAGTTCTCTGCCTTCAGGATGACTTGCTGCAAATCGGAGAACCTCCATCAGCGACACCGATGAAATCCCAACGTTTCTCGTAGGAGTGGGAAGAAAACTCACCTCTGCTCCGGTGGTGTCGGAGATGCTCCTCTGCCTTTGGTTCCAGCTTCCGCACTGACGGCTCAGCTGCTGGTTGCGATGCTCTTTGACCCTCTCCAGTAGCAGGTAGTAGATGGCTGAGAAGTGATTGTAGCTACTGCTCTGTAAAGACTTGAGATGAAACAGTCAAGTTAGCTTCTACttgtttatttgatatattttgttGTATATTGCGCTGGGTACTTTGAAATTGCTCACCTCGATGGTCCTTTGGCGTTCGATCCCAAGGGTGTTCATGATCCCCAGCACAGGTTCACTATAGTCCCCAAGGTTGGAGTTGTAATCCGTCAGAGAGTGACTCAAAGTCTGGTGGGCGGCCGTGGGGTCCGCCAGCATCCAGCGGTGCTGCTTGATCTGGGCCACGCTGATCCTCTTTGCTGGGTCCACCACCAGCATCTTGCGGATGAGGTTTTCACAGTCTGGAGAAATTGTTTGGGAATTAAAACCAGGACCGATTGCATTGTGGTGGTAATTCAAAGCTACCTTGGGACATGAAGAAGGGGATTCTGAAGCGTCCCTCAGTGACCCTTTGCCTGAGCGTAGGAAGGCTGGGACCGTCGAAGGGAAGGGAGCCACAAACCAGCACGTAGAGCACCACACCGAGGCTCTGCCAGGAAGAAATACACAATCATCAAGATTAGAACAAAAGGTATTTGGAGTCTAGTTTCTATTTTCCAAACTAAGAACTTACCCAAATGTCCAATTGAGGTCCTTCATACTCTTTGCCTTCAAAAACTTCAGGTGCTGCGTACGGGGGGCTGCCACACCATGTCGACAGGGGCTCCCCTGCATTGTAGAAGTTACCGAATCCAAAGTCTACcaaaacacgcacaaaaaaaaagatgatttaaTTGGAATTGCTGCACTCTGGATCCAAATAATGATACaaatatataattttaaaaTAGCAATTCAAACTCCCTCATTTATTTATCAACTCGATTTATTTCTGCATCCAAGTACAGAACGTACATTTTAGTCAGTAAATCAACCAATCAGGAGTTGACTTGTTTTATCTCAGAGGCTTAATTCTTCAAACTTATCAAGGACATCTTAGACAATTGTACTCTTCCATCATTGTACAAACAGTTGAGAGAACAATACTCTTTTTTTGTTCTTAGAGCCACTGAACTCAGCTTGTTTGTGGACCGGATTACATCACTCGCCTGTGCCTGGAACGCCATGTTCTCTACATGTGCTGACGTAACTGCGGTCAGCGAACGCAGCGTTATCACACTTACGGTGCAGCAATTACGAGGCTCTCTTCACGAGATGCTTAGCATGAAACGATTTGAAATAACGTGAAGGGAACAAGAGGTCGTAGAGGACGTACCGGCCAGTTTGATGTTCATGTTAGCGTCGAGCAGCAGATTCTCGGTTTTGAGGTCACGGTGGACGATGTGGTGCCGGTGACAGTAGTCGACTGCCGTGAGAATCTGCCAAAATTTCTTCCGCGCTTCTGTTTCGTTCATGCGGCCGTTTGAGGTCAGGTGATCTGGAAAGAAGAGAAGGATGTTTTTTCAGTAAACGTTGCTTGTTATTGAAATTCCCAGTTGATTAAATTCACCCCCAATATGCCAATCCGAACATCGTGTACTTTGCGCATCATTTGTTTCTGTTCATTAGTCCAAAAGGCACATTTTAGGAAACAAATGTTCTCCTGCCCTCCGCATTTACATTTTTGTACTTTGATGACTTTGAAAATGAGTCATTGATGACTCCAATAAATCGCTATGATACGACACTGATTCACTATGATACTAATTGGAACTTTTAACTGTCCTTCGAATGATGTCGAAAAGGTCACAATAAACACAGCATTTTTGCCCCATGTTGTgcaattaaaaaacataaatagaacgtaatatgttgttttt
This region includes:
- the sik1 gene encoding serine/threonine-protein kinase SIK1 — encoded protein: MVIMSDNIRGPRPSPGPQGRPLQVGFYEIIRTLGKGNFAVVKLAKHKVTKTQVAIKIIDKTRLNPSNLEKIYREVQIMKLLNHPHIIKLYQVMETKDMLYIVTEYAKNGEMFDHLTSNGRMNETEARKKFWQILTAVDYCHRHHIVHRDLKTENLLLDANMNIKLADFGFGNFYNAGEPLSTWCGSPPYAAPEVFEGKEYEGPQLDIWSLGVVLYVLVCGSLPFDGPSLPTLRQRVTEGRFRIPFFMSQDCENLIRKMLVVDPAKRISVAQIKQHRWMLADPTAAHQTLSHSLTDYNSNLGDYSEPVLGIMNTLGIERQRTIESLQSSSYNHFSAIYYLLLERVKEHRNQQLSRQCGSWNQRQRSISDTTGAEQVILKAENLRTAAFSIPTIPPIYSEMECDQGGLFQRIVFPVEASFNRLLWNRSISPNSLLETSISEEVRPRDLEEEEAAQSVSPLLPPTTTSRRHTLAEVSARFHQCNPPCIVVSPSDGASSDSCLKSSSSPTGPLQAPMGGNVSTPPSCGAKEGGLLPAGAPLALSSHLLPQIQGSLPAASFQEGRRASDTSLTQGLKAFRQQLRKNTRTKGLLGLNKIKGLTRPVASPPSSNRGSRGSLGPALSEHRSMLEEVLHQQRMLQIQHQSHKAQVQNTPSGPTQNPLLFLSQHQSPSPPPSSVFASSSLFEAPSHLQSKPLPPPQPLGLPRGLWQHGLETTSLSPVASAAYLLEARLHISPHHHHHHHHHTGLQQQPAPVQYPTAWAMAPPSGAEPDMQDLVLTGQTQLSNCVMVK